A genomic region of Micromonospora sp. NBRC 110009 contains the following coding sequences:
- a CDS encoding efflux RND transporter periplasmic adaptor subunit gives MSRVRRPHPPRLPAATRPRLLTALLAVVALTGTTAASCGDDSSPVTVAEVGRAEVAEVIDAPATVAARAAATLTAPADGTLTSLRVPPGHRVARGQVLAVIDSPAAQDRLRQAREALRAVKRAGRGVGAGDLGGRLRGTDQAAAEAFDAARRAAGKIGDPQLRSALLLQVESAQRQYESAARAADRAVAAVQRGLAGLNSAVGALSTAQRLQAQQAYDLAKATVDALTLRAPIAGVVQPGGTRAGGSTDLSALLGAAGGAAAGVGPSAVGSAGQGGPPPGVDDAVPQGGRVTAGTPVLTVVDTAQLGLLAEVDETDVLLVRAGLTAAVELDAVTGASYDATVRSVDLLPTTSARGGVSYRVRLSLGAGRLGEGEPAPAPRPGMNAVVHLRVRAATDAVAVPASAVFSADGRDAVWVLRDGHADRVPVTVGVQGQDLVQIVDGVQAGDRVVVRGADQVHDGQELR, from the coding sequence ATGAGCCGCGTGCGCCGCCCCCACCCGCCGCGGCTGCCCGCGGCCACCCGCCCCCGCCTGCTCACCGCCCTGCTCGCCGTCGTCGCCCTGACCGGCACCACCGCCGCCTCCTGCGGTGACGACAGCTCCCCGGTCACCGTGGCCGAGGTGGGCCGCGCCGAGGTGGCCGAGGTGATCGACGCGCCCGCCACGGTGGCCGCCCGGGCCGCCGCCACCCTCACCGCCCCCGCCGACGGCACCCTGACCAGCCTGCGCGTCCCACCCGGACATCGGGTCGCCCGGGGCCAGGTGCTCGCCGTCATCGACTCGCCGGCGGCGCAGGACCGGCTCCGGCAGGCGCGGGAGGCGCTGCGCGCGGTGAAGCGGGCCGGCCGGGGCGTCGGCGCCGGCGACCTGGGCGGCCGGCTGCGCGGCACCGACCAGGCGGCCGCCGAGGCGTTCGACGCGGCGCGCCGGGCCGCCGGGAAGATCGGCGACCCGCAGCTGAGGTCGGCGCTGCTGCTCCAGGTCGAGTCCGCGCAGCGGCAGTACGAGTCCGCCGCCCGCGCCGCCGACCGGGCGGTCGCCGCCGTGCAGCGCGGGCTGGCCGGGCTGAACAGCGCCGTCGGCGCGCTGTCGACCGCGCAGCGCCTCCAGGCCCAGCAGGCGTACGACCTGGCGAAGGCGACGGTCGACGCGTTGACCCTGCGCGCCCCGATCGCGGGGGTGGTGCAGCCGGGCGGGACGCGAGCCGGCGGGTCGACGGACCTGTCGGCGCTGCTCGGGGCGGCCGGCGGCGCCGCGGCGGGGGTCGGCCCGTCGGCGGTCGGGTCGGCCGGGCAGGGCGGGCCGCCGCCCGGGGTGGACGACGCGGTGCCGCAGGGCGGCCGGGTCACCGCCGGGACGCCGGTGCTGACCGTCGTGGACACCGCTCAGCTCGGTCTGCTCGCCGAGGTCGACGAGACCGACGTGCTGCTGGTCCGGGCCGGCCTGACCGCCGCGGTGGAACTGGACGCGGTGACCGGCGCGAGCTACGACGCCACGGTTCGCTCGGTGGACCTGCTGCCCACCACCTCCGCCCGGGGCGGGGTGAGCTACCGGGTCCGGCTCAGCCTCGGCGCCGGCCGGCTCGGCGAGGGGGAGCCCGCGCCGGCGCCCCGGCCCGGCATGAACGCCGTGGTCCACCTCCGGGTCCGCGCGGCCACCGACGCGGTGGCCGTACCCGCCTCGGCGGTCTTCTCCGCCGACGGCCGGGACGCGGTGTGGGTGCTGCGCGACGGCCACGCGGACCGGGTGCCGGTCACCGTCGGCGTGCAGGGGCAGGACCTGGTGCAGATCGTCGACGGGGTGCAGGCCGGTGACCGGGTCGTGGTGCGCGGCGCCGACCAGGTGCACGACGGCCAGGAACTCCGGTGA
- a CDS encoding ABC transporter permease — translation MRVAEAWRVALDALRANRMRSALTMLGVIIGVASVVVLIAIGTGTKQQVERQVEGLGSNLLLVVPGKIDVGTAPVVSPLDLKDVDAVSRVVGDPGRVAVTIASGATARAGNRSDFTTVQGVLETTPRVFTRSLARGRYLTGADVDTSRRVAVLGASVARALFPDRDPLGQQVALAGVRFRVIGVFAPLGQSLGVDRDDEVHIPVTAAQRLWGTQRIDGIAVKAPDRERIDQLGDRIVAELSRRHPDTEFSAVTQQQILGVLGDILGVLTGVLAAIAGISLLVGGVGVSNIMLVSVRERTREIGLRKAVGARPRDIGVQFLLEAMLLTSLGGLTGMALGVGTALLVDAVSPIPAAITWWSLALAFGVSAAVGIVFGVVPAQRAGRLDPVVALRAE, via the coding sequence ATGAGGGTCGCCGAGGCCTGGCGGGTGGCGCTGGACGCGTTGCGGGCCAACCGGATGCGCAGCGCGCTGACCATGCTCGGGGTGATCATCGGGGTCGCCTCGGTGGTGGTCCTGATCGCCATCGGCACCGGCACCAAGCAGCAGGTCGAACGGCAGGTGGAGGGGCTCGGCTCGAACCTGCTCCTGGTGGTCCCGGGCAAGATCGACGTGGGCACCGCCCCGGTGGTCTCGCCGCTCGACCTGAAGGACGTGGACGCCGTGTCCCGGGTGGTCGGCGACCCCGGCCGGGTGGCGGTCACCATCGCCTCCGGTGCCACCGCCCGGGCCGGCAACCGCTCCGACTTCACCACCGTGCAGGGGGTGCTGGAGACCACCCCGCGGGTCTTCACCCGCTCGCTCGCCCGGGGCCGTTACCTCACCGGGGCCGACGTGGACACCAGTCGCCGGGTGGCGGTGCTCGGGGCGTCGGTGGCGCGGGCGCTCTTCCCGGACCGGGACCCGCTCGGCCAGCAGGTCGCCCTGGCCGGGGTGCGGTTCCGGGTGATCGGGGTCTTCGCCCCGCTCGGCCAGAGCCTCGGCGTGGACCGGGACGACGAGGTGCACATCCCGGTGACGGCGGCGCAGCGGCTCTGGGGCACCCAGCGGATCGACGGCATCGCGGTCAAGGCCCCCGACCGGGAGCGGATCGACCAGCTCGGCGACCGGATCGTCGCGGAGCTGTCCCGCCGGCACCCGGACACCGAGTTCAGCGCCGTCACCCAGCAGCAGATCCTCGGCGTGCTCGGCGACATCCTCGGCGTGCTGACCGGGGTGCTGGCCGCCATCGCCGGCATCTCGCTGCTGGTCGGCGGGGTCGGCGTCTCCAACATCATGCTCGTCTCGGTACGCGAGCGGACCCGGGAGATCGGCCTGCGCAAGGCGGTCGGGGCGCGACCCCGGGACATCGGCGTGCAGTTCCTGCTGGAGGCGATGCTGCTCACCTCGCTCGGCGGGTTGACCGGGATGGCGCTCGGCGTGGGCACGGCGCTGCTGGTCGACGCGGTCTCGCCGATCCCGGCGGCGATCACCTGGTGGTCGCTGGCGCTCGCGTTCGGGGTCTCGGCGGCGGTGGGCATCGTCTTCGGCGTGGTGCCGGCCCAGCGCGCCGGCCGGCTCGATCCGGTGGTGGCGCTGCGGGCCGAGTGA
- a CDS encoding helix-turn-helix domain-containing protein — MAGSQSDGRLSDVRFLTVAEVATVMRVSKMTVYRLVHSGELTAVRVGRSFRVPEHAVHEYLRGAFQESA; from the coding sequence ATGGCCGGGTCGCAGTCCGACGGTCGGCTGTCGGATGTCAGGTTCCTGACCGTCGCCGAGGTGGCGACGGTCATGCGGGTCTCCAAGATGACGGTCTACCGTCTCGTGCACAGCGGTGAGCTGACCGCGGTGCGGGTCGGCCGGTCGTTCCGGGTGCCCGAGCACGCGGTGCACGAATACCTCCGGGGCGCGTTCCAGGAATCCGCCTGA
- a CDS encoding ABC transporter ATP-binding protein has translation MPAIEAVDVSRTYELDGVSVPALRGVSLTIDPGEYVAVVGPSGSGKSTLMHLLGGLDRPTGGRLVIGGRDVATLAAPELAALRNRTIGFVFQAFHLLPRTSAVDNVALPLVYRGIGARQRRERAAAVLGRVGLGHRLDHRPNQLSGGEQQRVAIARALVTDPAVLLADEPTGNLDTATGEAVLELLERLNAESGVALVMVTHDQEVAARARRRIAVRDGLIRSDTLHDRPLSGAGGRPETLDDAPSAEPRSVSGNGPGHPSGGSGGATGATGRLPRTTGAGRSGDEPDRADAPQPDAEAAPGGAG, from the coding sequence GTGCCGGCGATCGAGGCGGTCGACGTGTCCCGCACGTACGAGCTGGACGGGGTGTCGGTGCCGGCCCTGCGCGGGGTGTCGCTCACCATCGACCCGGGCGAGTACGTGGCGGTGGTCGGCCCCTCCGGCTCGGGCAAGTCCACGTTGATGCACCTGCTCGGCGGGCTGGACCGGCCGACCGGCGGCCGGCTGGTGATCGGTGGCCGGGACGTCGCGACCCTCGCCGCACCGGAGCTGGCCGCGCTGCGCAACCGGACCATCGGCTTCGTCTTCCAGGCGTTCCACCTGCTGCCCCGGACGTCCGCCGTGGACAACGTGGCGCTGCCCCTGGTCTACCGGGGGATCGGGGCGCGGCAGCGGCGCGAACGCGCCGCGGCGGTGCTCGGCCGGGTCGGGCTGGGGCACCGGCTGGACCACCGCCCCAACCAGCTCTCCGGCGGCGAGCAGCAGCGGGTGGCGATCGCCCGGGCACTGGTCACCGACCCGGCGGTGCTGCTCGCCGACGAGCCCACCGGCAATCTCGACACCGCCACCGGCGAGGCGGTGCTGGAGCTGCTGGAGCGGTTGAACGCCGAGTCCGGGGTGGCGCTGGTGATGGTGACGCACGACCAGGAGGTGGCCGCCCGGGCCCGCCGGCGGATCGCGGTACGCGACGGTCTCATCCGGTCGGACACCCTTCATGATCGACCGCTGTCCGGCGCCGGCGGCCGACCTGAGACACTGGACGACGCTCCCAGCGCGGAGCCCCGGTCCGTGTCCGGAAACGGCCCGGGGCACCCGTCCGGTGGCTCCGGTGGCGCCACCGGAGCCACCGGACGCCTTCCGCGTACGACGGGCGCGGGCCGGTCCGGCGACGAGCCGGACCGTGCGGACGCTCCGCAACCCGACGCGGAGGCGGCGCCCGGGGGTGCCGGATGA